In Arcobacter sp. CECT 8983, a single window of DNA contains:
- a CDS encoding FAD-binding and (Fe-S)-binding domain-containing protein: MLEGKYQEFYNEVSKIIDTKNLFTDKLHTLAYGTDASFYRLIPKIVIKTDNAKEVEEILKLSNAMELSVTFRAAGTSLSGQAISDSILIITSRNFRDFRISDDKSTISLQPALTGQEANNLLAPYGKKIGPDPASINAAMIGGIAANNASGMCCGISQNSYKTLKSMKLIFADGTKLDTASEESKQAFRISHKDLIEGLEKIANETKSDEELSALISKKFKIKNTCGYSINALIDFDDVFEILQHLIIGSEGTLAFIEEITYETVEDLKDKASALIYFKDVKEACNAVTKIKLAREAKTITVDAVELMDRAGLASIENDPAMPEFIKDFDENVTALLIETRAINDEALDVQIKELEELLEEFEVVRDIYFTKDIAEYTLYWKIRKGLFPAVGAVREVGTTVIIEDVAYPIEVLAEATLELQALFKKHGYSEALIFGHALEGNFHFVFTQDFSIESEVKRYDEFMNDVVSSVAVKYQGSLKAEHGTGRNMAAFIEVEWGKTAYSMMKRIKKIFDPKALLNPGVIINDDSEAHLKNLKAMPATNEIVDTCIECGFCEPTCPSNDITLTPRQRIVINREISKLEREGNLEEAKEYKDLYQYDGIETCAACSLCSTACPVKIDTGSLTKHLRAEQLSPRAQKIASFVANNFSTTLKGMKFGLGGANLLHKIIGTSNMEGLTSSMRSISKNSIPKWSASLPRPTSIDTNFEQKLVNKKVVYFPSCINRTMGRDSKTTVEEEVFDVTVRLLQKAGYQVLFPNNIDSLCCGMPFSSKGFISQGKQKSDELEQALKEISNFGEYPVLCDTSPCTKKMLESFQEGMKVYEPIEFTLDVLKENLEFTQIDEPITIHSTCSSRKMGLHEKFIELAKMCSTNVIVPDNVKCCGFAGDRGFNFPELNQSALRFLKDDVKGAKYAFSTSKTCEIGLSETSGLDYNSIFYLVDKCTAAKNK, encoded by the coding sequence TCTTTTTATAGGTTAATCCCAAAGATAGTAATTAAAACAGATAATGCAAAAGAAGTAGAAGAGATTTTAAAACTATCAAATGCTATGGAGTTAAGTGTTACTTTTAGAGCTGCAGGAACTTCACTTTCAGGACAAGCTATTAGTGACTCTATTTTAATTATTACATCAAGAAATTTTAGAGATTTTAGAATTTCTGATGATAAAAGTACAATTTCATTACAACCAGCACTTACAGGACAAGAAGCAAATAATTTATTAGCTCCTTATGGAAAGAAAATTGGACCAGATCCTGCAAGTATAAATGCTGCAATGATTGGTGGGATAGCTGCAAATAATGCTTCAGGTATGTGTTGTGGAATTTCACAAAACTCATACAAAACTTTAAAATCTATGAAGTTAATCTTTGCCGATGGTACAAAATTAGATACTGCAAGTGAAGAGTCAAAACAAGCCTTTAGAATTTCACATAAAGATTTAATTGAAGGTCTTGAAAAAATTGCCAATGAAACTAAAAGTGATGAAGAGTTATCTGCTTTAATATCTAAGAAATTTAAAATCAAAAATACATGTGGTTACTCAATAAACGCACTTATTGATTTTGATGATGTATTTGAAATTTTACAACACTTAATTATTGGAAGTGAAGGAACTTTAGCCTTTATTGAAGAGATTACTTATGAAACAGTTGAAGATTTAAAAGATAAAGCAAGTGCACTTATTTATTTTAAAGATGTAAAAGAAGCATGTAATGCGGTTACTAAAATTAAACTTGCACGTGAAGCAAAAACTATTACAGTAGATGCAGTTGAGCTTATGGATAGGGCTGGACTTGCAAGTATTGAAAATGACCCAGCTATGCCAGAGTTTATTAAAGATTTTGATGAAAATGTAACAGCACTTTTAATTGAAACAAGAGCAATAAATGATGAAGCATTAGATGTTCAAATTAAAGAGCTTGAAGAGTTACTTGAAGAGTTTGAAGTTGTAAGAGATATCTATTTTACAAAAGATATTGCAGAATATACTCTTTACTGGAAGATTAGAAAAGGACTATTCCCTGCCGTTGGAGCAGTAAGAGAAGTTGGAACAACTGTTATTATTGAAGATGTTGCTTATCCTATTGAAGTGTTAGCAGAAGCTACTTTAGAACTACAAGCATTATTTAAAAAACATGGTTATAGTGAAGCTTTAATCTTTGGTCATGCTTTAGAAGGAAACTTCCACTTTGTATTTACTCAAGACTTCTCAATTGAATCTGAAGTAAAAAGATATGATGAGTTTATGAATGATGTTGTTTCATCTGTTGCAGTTAAGTATCAAGGAAGTTTAAAAGCTGAACATGGTACTGGAAGAAATATGGCTGCTTTTATTGAAGTAGAGTGGGGGAAAACTGCTTATTCAATGATGAAAAGAATCAAAAAAATATTTGATCCAAAAGCTTTATTAAACCCTGGAGTTATCATAAATGATGATTCAGAGGCTCATTTAAAAAATCTTAAAGCAATGCCAGCAACAAATGAGATAGTTGATACTTGTATTGAGTGTGGTTTTTGTGAACCTACTTGCCCTTCAAATGATATTACTTTAACTCCTAGACAAAGAATTGTTATAAACAGAGAGATCTCTAAACTTGAAAGAGAAGGAAATCTTGAAGAAGCTAAAGAGTATAAAGACCTTTATCAATATGATGGAATAGAAACTTGTGCAGCATGTTCTTTATGCTCAACTGCCTGTCCTGTTAAGATTGATACAGGAAGTTTAACAAAACATTTAAGAGCAGAACAGTTGAGTCCAAGAGCCCAAAAGATAGCTTCGTTTGTTGCAAATAACTTCTCTACAACACTAAAGGGAATGAAGTTTGGATTAGGTGGGGCCAATTTACTTCATAAAATAATTGGAACATCAAATATGGAAGGTTTAACTTCTTCAATGAGAAGTATAAGTAAAAATTCTATACCAAAATGGAGTGCAAGTCTGCCTAGACCAACTTCAATAGATACAAACTTTGAACAAAAACTTGTAAATAAAAAAGTTGTATATTTCCCTTCTTGTATAAATAGAACTATGGGAAGAGATTCTAAAACAACAGTTGAAGAAGAGGTTTTTGATGTAACAGTAAGACTTCTTCAAAAAGCTGGTTACCAAGTATTATTCCCTAATAATATAGATAGTTTATGTTGTGGAATGCCTTTCTCTTCAAAAGGTTTTATAAGTCAAGGAAAACAAAAAAGTGATGAGCTAGAACAAGCTTTAAAAGAGATTAGTAATTTTGGAGAGTATCCAGTACTTTGTGATACAAGTCCTTGTACTAAAAAAATGCTTGAGAGTTTCCAGGAGGGAATGAAAGTTTATGAGCCTATTGAGTTTACTTTAGATGTATTAAAAGAGAATTTAGAGTTTACACAAATAGATGAACCTATTACTATTCACTCAACTTGTTCTTCAAGAAAGATGGGCTTACATGAGAAGTTTATAGAACTAGCAAAAATGTGTTCAACAAATGTAATTGTTCCAGATAATGTAAAATGTTGTGGATTTGCAGGGGATAGAGGTTTTAACTTCCCTGAACTTAATCAATCTGCACTTAGGTTTTTAAAAGATGATGTAAAAGGGGCAAAATATGCATTTTCTACTTCTAAAACT